From the genome of Brevinematales bacterium, one region includes:
- a CDS encoding response regulator produces MNPPEEHRIPLGIRTTNGFPFTAITIDDSMMMRKLLIQILRGEGFEMVAEADSGRSGLEIYTSLEKKPDFVFLDVEMPEMNGIETMAELKKVNPQVKVIMVTSVTDERAVRALVELGIGGYVVKPFKREDLLLRVARILGRNNYRPT; encoded by the coding sequence ATGAATCCCCCTGAAGAACACCGAATCCCTTTAGGCATTCGCACTACCAACGGTTTCCCGTTTACCGCAATCACGATTGACGATTCGATGATGATGCGGAAGCTGCTCATACAAATCCTGCGAGGCGAGGGTTTCGAAATGGTCGCGGAAGCGGACAGCGGGCGTTCCGGTCTGGAAATTTATACTTCTCTCGAAAAGAAACCCGATTTTGTTTTTCTCGACGTCGAGATGCCCGAGATGAACGGGATCGAAACAATGGCGGAGCTTAAGAAGGTCAATCCGCAGGTGAAGGTGATTATGGTGACCAGCGTTACCGACGAACGCGCGGTACGGGCGCTCGTCGAGCTTGGAATCGGGGGGTATGTGGTCAAACCGTTCAAACGGGAAGACCTGCTGTTGCGGGTCGCGCGTATCCTCGGGCGGAATAATTACCGCCCCACTTAG